A section of the bacterium genome encodes:
- a CDS encoding NAD(P)-dependent oxidoreductase produces the protein MKKNVLMIGGSGFIGKHFSMELKDCHIHIADLEKPDSDQKHSIYSFLDIRDKNQVESFFKKYQRFDDVILLAAEHKDFGVEPEAYYKTNVEGTQNVLNALKDESIKTFTFFSSVAVYGNAEQAKSEDDEKHPTNDYGKSKWQAEQAIIDWKKQSKIKTVIVRPAVVYGEKNVANMYKLIHQIKKNKFFYVGEMSNIKSICYVKNLVSACIYALRDLNNDMFIFNYADDKQLSSREISRTIALKLNKNPITLPYPLVYLLAIPFDVLTYFTGKDFGVSTQRVKKLCTQTYFKAQKIKEQGFKASIDNEKAIGLMVSWINKTSNSSNGH, from the coding sequence ATGAAAAAAAATGTTTTGATGATTGGTGGCAGTGGTTTTATTGGCAAACATTTTTCTATGGAGTTAAAGGATTGTCATATTCATATTGCCGACCTTGAAAAACCTGACTCTGATCAAAAGCATAGTATATACAGCTTTTTGGATATCAGAGATAAAAATCAGGTTGAGAGTTTTTTTAAAAAGTATCAACGGTTTGATGATGTGATTCTTTTAGCTGCAGAACATAAAGACTTTGGCGTGGAGCCAGAAGCATATTATAAAACCAATGTTGAAGGCACTCAAAACGTTTTAAATGCTTTAAAGGATGAATCGATTAAAACGTTCACGTTTTTTTCTTCGGTTGCTGTATACGGCAATGCAGAACAAGCTAAGTCTGAAGATGATGAAAAACATCCTACCAATGATTATGGAAAGTCCAAGTGGCAGGCAGAGCAAGCCATTATAGATTGGAAAAAACAAAGTAAAATAAAGACGGTTATTGTCAGACCGGCAGTTGTCTATGGTGAAAAAAATGTTGCCAACATGTACAAGCTGATTCATCAAATCAAAAAAAATAAATTTTTTTATGTTGGAGAAATGAGTAATATCAAGTCGATTTGCTATGTGAAAAACTTGGTGTCGGCATGCATTTATGCATTAAGAGATCTAAACAATGATATGTTTATTTTTAATTATGCCGATGATAAACAATTGAGCTCTAGGGAAATATCTCGTACCATCGCTTTGAAGCTTAATAAAAATCCCATAACCTTGCCATATCCTTTAGTTTACCTCCTTGCCATTCCTTTTGATGTGTTAACATATTTTACGGGCAAAGATTTTGGTGTTTCAACACAAAGAGTAAAAAAACTATGTACTCAGACATATTTTAAAGCCCAAAAAATAAAAGAACAGGGTTTTAAAGCCTCTATTGATAATGAAAAAGCTATTGGTTTAATGGTGTCTTGG